From the genome of Campylobacter concisus, one region includes:
- a CDS encoding 50S ribosomal protein L11 methyltransferase translates to MKDKFYELSIKTSNFYDEILELVFSFGVTCVEELDHEIIIREEYDLKDIAWGIEEYAKGLSSVRKISNDLKISLNLKENKDWLGEYKKAVKPILVDKIYVRPSWEEPLNGVTNIIIDPALAFGSGHHESTNSCLQLLQKYAKSCNTTLDVGCGSGILSIALAKLGCKVDACDTDEQATQSSLSNAELNEVKFNKIWTGSIANLEQKYDIVVANIIADVIFMLSNDLKKSLKKGGYLVLSGILNKYEDRIKDTFKDLELIEIKQSNDWSSFVYKEIDE, encoded by the coding sequence ATGAAAGATAAATTCTACGAATTAAGCATAAAAACATCAAATTTTTATGATGAAATTTTAGAGCTAGTTTTCTCTTTTGGAGTTACCTGTGTTGAAGAGCTAGATCACGAGATCATCATCAGGGAAGAGTATGATCTAAAAGATATAGCTTGGGGTATTGAAGAGTATGCAAAAGGGCTCTCTAGTGTTCGTAAAATTTCAAATGATTTAAAAATTTCTCTTAATTTAAAAGAAAATAAAGACTGGCTAGGTGAATATAAAAAGGCAGTTAAGCCTATTTTGGTTGATAAAATTTATGTTAGACCTAGCTGGGAAGAGCCACTTAATGGCGTAACAAATATCATAATCGACCCAGCTCTAGCCTTTGGCTCAGGGCACCATGAAAGCACAAATTCTTGCTTGCAGCTTTTACAAAAATATGCAAAAAGTTGCAATACTACTTTAGACGTGGGGTGTGGAAGTGGAATTTTAAGTATTGCCCTGGCAAAGCTTGGTTGCAAGGTCGATGCTTGCGATACAGATGAGCAAGCCACGCAAAGCTCACTTAGCAACGCCGAGTTAAATGAGGTTAAATTTAATAAAATTTGGACAGGCTCTATCGCGAATTTAGAGCAAAAATATGACATTGTCGTAGCAAATATCATTGCCGATGTCATTTTTATGCTCTCAAATGACTTAAAAAAATCGCTTAAAAAAGGCGGCTACTTGGTATTGTCAGGAATTTTAAACAAGTACGAAGATAGGATTAAAGATACATTTAAGGATTTGGAGCTAATTGAGATAAAACAAAGTAACGATTGGAGTAGCTTTGTTTATAAGGAAATAGATGAATAA
- the pglE gene encoding UDP-N-acetylbacillosamine transaminase, with product MDRVFLSPPNMSGKEQEYIKKVFESNYIAPLGEYVNKFEESIKSYTGAKDALALSAGTAALHLALRVLGVKEGDFVLASSFTFMASVSPILYEKATPVFIDCDESWNLSPELLKKAISNLPKKPKVLVVTHLYGQASKMKEICEICQNEGIALVEDAAEALGGFYGGKALGTFGVMGAYSFNGNKIITTSGGGMLVGDKEFVEKARFYSTQAREPLLHYEHKDYGYNYRLSNVLGAIGVAQMEVLEKRVEQKRRVFEIYEKELGNVLEFMPELANSRGNRWLTTGVFAKKDAHLKVIKALADENIESRPLWKPMHLQPVFKGALSFIDGYSEDLFSRGICLPSGSDMSEQTQERVIKIVKENA from the coding sequence ATGGATAGGGTTTTTTTATCTCCACCAAATATGAGCGGAAAAGAGCAAGAATATATAAAAAAAGTTTTTGAAAGCAACTATATAGCGCCACTTGGCGAGTATGTTAATAAATTTGAAGAAAGTATAAAAAGCTACACCGGAGCAAAAGATGCTCTTGCACTAAGCGCTGGAACGGCGGCGCTTCACCTAGCACTTCGCGTCCTTGGCGTAAAAGAGGGCGACTTTGTGCTAGCTTCTAGCTTTACTTTTATGGCTTCGGTCTCGCCTATACTTTATGAAAAAGCAACTCCAGTCTTCATCGACTGCGACGAGAGCTGGAATTTAAGCCCAGAACTACTTAAAAAAGCGATATCAAATTTACCTAAAAAGCCAAAGGTATTAGTCGTTACTCATCTTTACGGACAAGCTTCAAAGATGAAAGAAATTTGTGAAATTTGCCAAAACGAGGGCATCGCTTTGGTTGAAGATGCAGCTGAAGCACTTGGCGGATTTTACGGCGGTAAGGCACTTGGCACATTTGGCGTGATGGGCGCATATAGTTTTAATGGTAATAAAATAATCACCACTTCAGGCGGCGGTATGCTAGTTGGCGACAAGGAATTTGTAGAAAAAGCTAGATTTTACAGCACTCAGGCAAGAGAGCCTTTACTTCACTATGAGCACAAAGACTATGGCTACAACTACCGCTTAAGTAACGTCCTGGGCGCTATTGGTGTGGCACAGATGGAAGTTTTAGAAAAAAGGGTCGAGCAAAAGAGAAGAGTTTTTGAAATTTATGAAAAAGAGCTTGGCAACGTTTTAGAATTTATGCCAGAGCTAGCAAATTCTCGTGGCAACAGATGGCTCACAACTGGCGTTTTTGCTAAAAAAGATGCACATTTAAAAGTTATCAAAGCACTAGCAGATGAAAATATTGAGAGTCGCCCACTTTGGAAGCCTATGCATTTACAGCCTGTCTTTAAAGGTGCATTAAGCTTTATCGATGGATATAGCGAAGATCTATTTTCAAGAGGAATTTGCTTGCCAAGTGGCAGCGATATGAGCGAGCAGACACAAGAAAGAGTGATAAAAATAGTCAAGGAAAATGCGTAG
- a CDS encoding PDC sensor domain-containing protein: MVIKDIKRFSDTRYKARAYICYLFSRNLPNRLPGVCLENIKAGFDKISHEIENFDALYILDENGVQIEDSISLNEKYKIPKGENRANKAYYYTAVREKRCVLSDPYPSSLNGGLCVTASMPIYNEKNELKFIACIDISLENILNMVDSGFVEEHFGRFLKIVYTLFCASLFMICAFLFWHGVKSFISKSIEHINVEEIFESTIILTLALAIFDLVKTIFEEEVLGKNQEENSVIYKTMVRFIGSIIIALAIEALMLVFKFAITAPENIINAIYLIGGVAMLMAALSFYLFSVKRQENR, translated from the coding sequence TTGGTTATAAAAGATATTAAGAGATTTAGTGACACGAGATATAAGGCAAGGGCGTATATTTGTTATTTATTTAGTAGAAATTTGCCAAATAGACTGCCCGGAGTTTGTTTAGAGAACATAAAAGCTGGCTTTGATAAGATCAGCCACGAGATAGAAAATTTTGACGCATTGTATATCTTAGACGAAAATGGCGTGCAGATTGAAGACTCGATCAGCCTAAATGAAAAGTATAAAATTCCAAAAGGCGAAAACCGCGCAAACAAGGCATACTATTACACTGCAGTGCGTGAGAAAAGGTGCGTTTTAAGCGATCCATATCCATCAAGCTTAAATGGAGGTTTATGCGTCACAGCAAGTATGCCTATCTATAACGAAAAAAATGAGCTTAAATTTATCGCTTGCATCGACATAAGCCTAGAAAATATCCTAAATATGGTCGATAGCGGCTTTGTCGAGGAGCATTTTGGTAGATTTTTAAAGATAGTCTATACGCTCTTTTGTGCATCACTTTTTATGATTTGTGCATTTTTATTTTGGCACGGGGTAAAGAGCTTTATCTCAAAAAGTATCGAGCATATAAATGTCGAAGAAATTTTTGAATCAACCATCATTTTAACGCTGGCTCTTGCCATTTTTGATCTTGTTAAGACGATATTTGAAGAAGAGGTTTTAGGTAAAAATCAAGAAGAAAATAGCGTTATTTATAAGACGATGGTGAGATTTATCGGCTCAATTATCATCGCACTTGCGATCGAAGCGCTTATGCTAGTCTTTAAATTTGCTATTACTGCACCTGAAAATATCATAAACGCTATCTATCTAATAGGCGGCGTGGCGATGCTAATGGCGGCACTTAGCTTTTATCTTTTTAGCGTAAAAAGGCAAGAGAACAGATGA
- the pssA gene encoding CDP-diacylglycerol--serine O-phosphatidyltransferase, with translation MNNIQKMQLMYILPNLFTAASAFLGVISIISSIQGNYFKAIIYIILSLILDGLDGRVARLTKTTSKFGVEFDSLADLVAFGVAPAILFYLTIGKNFGRFGALIAAMFVVFGAIRLARFNVTTGTYEPNVFIGLPIPSAAIVSVLWVGIYIDYTFLEGFEWCLMLLEATLAALMVSNIRYPSFKKINLKQTHVIRILVALVVAFSMLYLYPFESATLVMSVYMLYGIVRATIMFSKNSKKKESE, from the coding sequence ATGAATAACATACAAAAGATGCAACTAATGTATATCTTGCCAAATTTATTTACAGCAGCTAGTGCTTTTTTGGGTGTTATTAGTATTATTTCATCTATTCAAGGTAACTATTTTAAAGCCATTATTTATATAATCTTATCGCTTATTTTAGATGGACTTGATGGGCGTGTGGCTAGACTTACAAAGACAACTAGTAAATTTGGGGTAGAGTTTGATAGCCTTGCAGATCTTGTTGCTTTTGGTGTAGCACCAGCGATTTTATTTTATTTGACTATTGGTAAAAATTTTGGCAGATTTGGAGCACTTATAGCTGCTATGTTTGTGGTTTTTGGAGCTATCAGGCTTGCTCGCTTCAATGTCACTACTGGTACATATGAGCCAAATGTTTTTATCGGACTTCCTATTCCATCAGCAGCTATTGTGAGCGTACTTTGGGTTGGTATTTATATTGACTATACTTTTTTGGAAGGATTTGAGTGGTGCTTGATGCTACTTGAAGCTACTTTGGCAGCTTTAATGGTTAGCAACATTCGCTATCCGAGCTTTAAAAAAATAAATTTAAAACAAACCCATGTGATAAGAATTTTAGTAGCTCTTGTAGTTGCATTTTCGATGCTTTATCTATATCCATTTGAAAGTGCGACTTTGGTTATGAGCGTCTATATGCTTTATGGCATAGTAAGAGCCACTATAATGTTTAGTAAAAATTCCAAAAAAAAGGAGAGCGAATGA
- the hisH gene encoding imidazole glycerol phosphate synthase subunit HisH, whose protein sequence is MIAIIDYGAGNIKSVINAFDFLDKKCALVSKPENLKEYSHIVLPGVGAFGEAMKKLKFNGMDEAIKEAVKSGKAFIGICLGMQLLFEKSFEFGEHEGLSLLPGEVVKFDEAKFDKPLKIPHVGWNTLEFKQNSLLRLELKEFEYLYFVHSYHVVCDDKFTLAKTTYGYEFTSAVWHENVFGFQPHPEKSHEVGLKILENFARL, encoded by the coding sequence ATGATTGCTATTATTGATTATGGTGCGGGCAATATCAAAAGCGTGATAAATGCTTTTGATTTTCTTGACAAAAAATGTGCCTTAGTAAGTAAGCCTGAAAATTTAAAAGAGTATTCGCACATCGTTTTACCAGGCGTTGGGGCATTTGGTGAGGCGATGAAGAAACTAAAATTTAACGGCATGGATGAAGCGATAAAAGAGGCTGTAAAAAGTGGAAAAGCCTTTATAGGAATTTGCCTTGGTATGCAGCTTTTGTTTGAAAAAAGCTTTGAATTTGGCGAGCATGAGGGGCTTTCTCTTTTGCCAGGAGAGGTCGTTAAATTTGATGAAGCTAAATTTGATAAGCCACTAAAGATCCCGCACGTTGGCTGGAATACGCTTGAGTTTAAACAAAATAGCCTTTTAAGATTAGAACTAAAAGAGTTTGAGTATTTATATTTTGTGCATAGTTACCACGTGGTTTGTGATGATAAATTTACACTCGCAAAGACTACTTATGGTTATGAGTTTACAAGTGCGGTTTGGCATGAAAATGTCTTTGGCTTTCAGCCTCATCCAGAAAAAAGCCACGAGGTTGGGCTTAAAATTTTAGAAAATTTTGCGAGGTTATGA
- a CDS encoding phosphatidylserine decarboxylase yields the protein MSGYIAKAGYKFILFFLILFVLSLLFGILPLLFAILLFFGLYFFRDPEREPFSDDKLVLLSPIDGKIKEISASNFDNNEVAKIVIKKSFFDVGTLRAVSDVKVAEIRKRHGLFLCQAMKISEFLNERAIIRFEKENIKFVMKIIAGVFSRSLEISNVTSLKASRKFGFLGSGEVILYLPRETKICVSVGESVKAASLLGYFEEGKRDE from the coding sequence ATGAGTGGCTATATCGCGAAAGCAGGATATAAATTTATATTATTTTTTCTAATTTTATTTGTTTTATCTTTGCTGTTTGGGATCTTGCCACTACTTTTTGCTATTTTACTTTTTTTTGGGCTTTATTTTTTTAGAGACCCTGAGAGAGAGCCATTTTCTGATGATAAATTGGTTTTACTATCGCCAATTGATGGCAAGATAAAAGAGATCAGTGCTTCAAATTTTGACAATAATGAAGTAGCTAAGATCGTCATAAAAAAATCTTTTTTTGATGTTGGTACATTAAGGGCTGTAAGTGATGTAAAAGTAGCTGAAATACGCAAAAGACATGGCTTATTCTTATGCCAGGCTATGAAAATTTCAGAATTTTTAAATGAAAGAGCTATTATTCGCTTTGAAAAAGAAAATATAAAATTTGTTATGAAAATTATAGCTGGAGTTTTCAGTCGAAGCTTAGAAATTTCAAATGTTACTAGCCTAAAAGCATCTAGAAAATTTGGTTTTTTAGGAAGTGGTGAGGTGATTTTATACTTACCAAGAGAGACTAAAATATGTGTAAGCGTTGGAGAAAGCGTAAAGGCTGCTTCACTTTTGGGATATTTTGAAGAGGGAAAAAGAGATGAATAA
- the ftsH gene encoding ATP-dependent zinc metalloprotease FtsH, with amino-acid sequence MNNQNSNQNNGNNNGFFNKNPIFIFAIFAIVIVLAFRSFSGDGLGGSFGLNSNAQSKMVAYSEFKDMLKNKQLNEVAISETTIKGIGSDKTIYLAKRINDPTLIGILEQNGITYSVYSENNWFGDLIFSWIIPVFIFFAIWMFIASRMQKNIGGGILGIGSAKKLINSEKPKVKFDDVAGVEEAKEEVQEIVDYLKSPDKYLRLGAKIPKGILLVGPPGTGKTLLARAVAGEASVPFFSMSASSFIEMFVGVGASRVRDLFENAKKEAPAIVFIDEIDAIGKSRNSGPMGGNDEREQTLNQLLSEMDGFDADKSPVIVIAATNRPEVLDAALLRPGRFDRQVLVDKPDFKGRCDILKVHMKDVKIGKDVNIEDIARLTTGLAGADLENIINEAALLAGRKSKTFVEQADLVEAVERSIAGLEKKSRRVNPKEKRIVTYHECGHALIAELTKGAKRVTKVSVVPRGLAALGYTLNTPEENKFMMQKHELIAEVDVLLAGRAAEEVFIKEISTGASNDLERATDIIKAMVSMYGMSDVAGLMVLEKQRATFLNGGQSIKDYSDKMAEKVDEFVKTLLHERYTAVLGLLEIYKGAIENMVSALYEEETIEGKRVREIIKNYEIENDLESRLVEIEEDEKSKKEE; translated from the coding sequence ATGAATAACCAAAATAGTAACCAAAATAATGGCAACAATAACGGTTTTTTTAATAAAAATCCTATTTTCATTTTTGCCATTTTTGCAATAGTTATAGTTTTAGCTTTTAGAAGCTTTAGTGGAGACGGACTTGGTGGCTCTTTTGGGCTAAATAGTAATGCTCAGAGTAAAATGGTGGCTTATTCTGAGTTTAAAGATATGTTAAAAAATAAGCAGCTAAATGAGGTTGCTATCTCGGAGACTACCATAAAAGGCATAGGTAGTGACAAAACTATCTATCTTGCAAAACGTATAAATGATCCAACACTCATTGGCATACTTGAGCAAAATGGCATAACTTATAGCGTTTATAGCGAAAATAACTGGTTTGGAGATCTTATATTTTCATGGATCATACCGGTGTTTATATTTTTTGCTATTTGGATGTTTATTGCTAGTCGTATGCAAAAGAACATTGGCGGTGGCATACTTGGTATAGGAAGTGCAAAAAAACTTATAAATTCTGAAAAACCAAAAGTAAAATTTGACGATGTCGCAGGCGTTGAAGAGGCAAAAGAAGAGGTTCAAGAGATAGTTGATTATCTAAAAAGTCCTGATAAATATCTAAGACTTGGGGCAAAAATTCCAAAAGGAATTTTGCTAGTTGGCCCTCCGGGCACAGGCAAAACGCTTCTTGCAAGAGCAGTTGCAGGCGAGGCTAGTGTGCCATTTTTCTCTATGTCAGCATCAAGCTTTATAGAGATGTTTGTCGGTGTTGGCGCAAGTAGGGTTAGAGATCTTTTTGAAAATGCTAAAAAAGAGGCTCCAGCGATCGTTTTTATAGATGAGATCGATGCGATCGGTAAAAGTAGAAATTCTGGTCCGATGGGCGGCAACGACGAGAGAGAGCAGACGCTAAATCAGCTTCTTTCTGAGATGGATGGCTTTGACGCGGACAAGTCGCCAGTCATTGTTATAGCTGCTACAAATAGGCCTGAAGTTTTAGATGCTGCGCTTTTAAGACCAGGTAGATTTGACAGGCAAGTGCTTGTTGATAAGCCTGATTTTAAAGGACGCTGCGACATTTTAAAAGTTCACATGAAAGATGTAAAGATCGGTAAGGATGTAAATATCGAAGATATTGCAAGGCTTACGACTGGTTTAGCTGGTGCTGATCTTGAAAATATCATAAATGAGGCAGCACTTCTTGCAGGACGTAAGTCAAAGACCTTTGTCGAGCAGGCCGATCTTGTGGAGGCTGTCGAGAGATCGATCGCTGGACTTGAGAAAAAGTCTCGCCGCGTAAATCCAAAAGAAAAAAGGATTGTCACTTATCATGAGTGCGGTCATGCCTTGATAGCTGAGCTAACAAAAGGTGCAAAAAGGGTAACAAAAGTCTCAGTCGTGCCACGTGGTCTTGCGGCACTTGGCTATACTCTAAATACGCCTGAAGAGAATAAATTTATGATGCAAAAGCATGAATTGATAGCAGAAGTAGATGTGCTTTTGGCTGGTAGGGCTGCTGAAGAGGTGTTTATTAAAGAAATTTCAACCGGAGCTAGCAACGACCTAGAGCGTGCGACTGATATCATAAAAGCTATGGTTAGTATGTATGGTATGAGTGATGTTGCTGGTCTTATGGTGCTTGAAAAACAACGTGCTACGTTTTTAAATGGCGGTCAAAGTATCAAAGACTATAGTGATAAGATGGCTGAAAAGGTTGATGAGTTTGTAAAAACGCTTCTTCATGAAAGATACACTGCTGTGCTTGGTTTGCTTGAAATTTATAAAGGCGCCATTGAAAATATGGTATCAGCACTTTATGAAGAAGAAACAATCGAAGGAAAAAGAGTTAGAGAGATCATTAAAAACTATGAGATCGAAAATGATCTAGAGAGCAGACTCGTAGAGATAGAAGAAGACGAAAAGAGTAAAAAAGAGGAATAA
- the pglF gene encoding UDP-N-acetylglucosamine 4,6-dehydratase (configuration-retaining), whose amino-acid sequence MFHATKLKRLVFFLLGDVFIFIFSIYVAYLLRFNADIPDIYVQGLFVTAGFLIFFKLFFMWMFKIYKVPWRFFGLNEARKIFLAHVCSAVLFTIVFFIIQDFLNPYPRSVIFIDLLISCLLVGLLRISKRMVLDFSNKPHKGEPCIVIGATSKALHVLRGLKQGYLDYYAVGVVDGRSDLVGTYCDGFLVQDKKDIPSLIKDYDAKTAIIALALDQDELQALVDELSGYGIRDMKLFSLIENEPIKDISIEDLLARKPKDLNPEAISNFLKDKRVLVTGAGGSIGSEICKQCLKFGVSELIMVEHSEFNLYKIGEDTRDKRTVSKLVNITNLKDFEEVFEEFRPEIVIHAAAYKHVPLCELNPRSAVENNILGTKNAVDLSKKYGVKKFVMISSDKAVRPTNIMGTTKRVCELYALNSNEAGVCEIVCVRFGNVLGSSGSVIPKFKAQIAANRPLSVTHPEITRYFMLTSEACQLVLQAASIAKGGELFVLDMGEPVKIVDLAKKMLLLSNKEHLGIEFVGLRPGEKLYEELLINKDDVQTKYESIFVTHSEPYDLALLNSQISELLQLEDDEVAPALKVIVPEFNHALNLKG is encoded by the coding sequence ATGTTTCATGCAACAAAGTTAAAAAGGCTTGTATTTTTCCTTCTTGGCGATGTTTTTATATTTATCTTTTCGATATATGTGGCTTATCTTTTAAGATTTAACGCTGACATCCCAGATATCTACGTACAAGGGCTTTTTGTAACGGCTGGATTTTTGATCTTTTTTAAGCTCTTTTTTATGTGGATGTTTAAAATTTACAAGGTACCGTGGAGATTTTTTGGATTAAACGAAGCAAGAAAAATTTTCCTAGCTCACGTTTGCTCAGCGGTTTTATTTACGATCGTTTTTTTTATCATTCAAGATTTTTTAAATCCATATCCAAGAAGCGTTATTTTCATTGATCTTCTTATTTCATGCTTACTTGTTGGGCTTTTAAGAATTTCAAAACGCATGGTGCTTGACTTTTCAAACAAACCTCACAAAGGTGAGCCTTGTATCGTTATAGGTGCAACGTCAAAAGCGCTTCACGTCTTGCGTGGCTTAAAACAAGGGTATCTTGACTACTACGCAGTTGGCGTGGTAGATGGCAGAAGTGACCTTGTTGGCACATATTGTGATGGATTTTTAGTACAAGATAAAAAAGATATACCAAGCCTTATAAAAGACTACGACGCAAAGACCGCTATCATCGCGCTTGCACTTGATCAAGATGAGCTTCAAGCTCTAGTTGATGAGCTAAGTGGATATGGTATAAGAGATATGAAGCTCTTCTCTCTTATCGAAAATGAGCCGATCAAGGATATCTCGATCGAAGACTTGCTAGCTAGAAAGCCAAAAGATTTAAACCCAGAGGCTATTTCAAATTTTTTAAAAGATAAAAGAGTGCTTGTCACTGGAGCTGGCGGCAGTATAGGAAGTGAAATTTGTAAGCAGTGCTTGAAATTTGGTGTAAGTGAGCTTATAATGGTTGAACACAGCGAGTTTAACCTTTATAAAATAGGCGAAGATACAAGAGATAAAAGAACTGTTAGCAAGCTTGTAAATATCACAAATTTAAAAGACTTTGAAGAGGTTTTTGAGGAATTTAGACCAGAGATCGTCATCCATGCAGCAGCCTACAAGCATGTGCCACTTTGCGAGCTAAATCCTCGCTCGGCTGTCGAAAACAACATCCTTGGCACAAAAAATGCTGTCGATCTTTCTAAAAAATATGGTGTTAAAAAATTTGTCATGATCTCATCAGACAAGGCTGTGCGTCCAACAAATATAATGGGCACAACTAAGCGTGTTTGTGAGCTTTACGCACTAAATTCAAACGAGGCAGGTGTTTGCGAAATAGTTTGCGTGCGCTTTGGTAACGTCCTTGGCTCAAGTGGCTCAGTTATACCTAAATTTAAAGCACAGATCGCTGCAAATAGGCCACTAAGTGTCACTCATCCAGAGATCACAAGATATTTTATGCTTACATCAGAAGCTTGTCAGCTAGTCCTTCAAGCAGCCTCTATCGCAAAAGGTGGCGAGCTTTTCGTGCTTGATATGGGTGAGCCTGTTAAGATCGTTGATCTTGCTAAAAAGATGCTTCTTCTTTCAAACAAAGAGCATTTGGGTATAGAATTTGTAGGTCTTAGACCGGGCGAGAAGCTTTATGAAGAGCTACTTATCAACAAAGATGATGTGCAAACCAAGTATGAGTCGATCTTTGTAACGCATTCAGAGCCTTACGATTTAGCACTTTTAAACTCGCAGATAAGTGAGCTTTTGCAGCTTGAAGATGATGAGGTAGCACCTGCTCTTAAGGTGATCGTGCCAGAGTTTAATCATGCATTAAATTTAAAAGGCTAA
- the pglD gene encoding UDP-N-acetylbacillosamine N-acetyltransferase produces the protein MVKTKKIYIYGASGHGLVVADIAKSNGYDEIVFLDDASERKFSPELEKADIIIAIGENKTRQKISQKVETAGFDIVNLIHKSAVVSESAVIEKGVVVMPNAVINAKVRIKEGAIINSGAVIEHECVIGKFAHISPNVALAGNVSVGEFTHVGIGSSIIQGISIGKNCIIGAGSVVVRDIKDGIKAYGVPACERAKI, from the coding sequence ATGGTAAAAACTAAGAAAATTTACATCTACGGAGCAAGCGGTCACGGTCTTGTGGTCGCTGACATCGCTAAAAGTAACGGCTACGATGAGATAGTTTTTTTAGATGACGCTAGCGAGCGTAAATTTAGCCCAGAGCTTGAAAAAGCTGACATCATAATAGCCATTGGCGAAAACAAAACTAGGCAAAAGATTAGCCAAAAAGTAGAGACTGCTGGCTTTGATATAGTAAATTTGATCCATAAAAGTGCGGTTGTGAGCGAAAGCGCCGTGATAGAAAAAGGCGTAGTTGTCATGCCAAATGCCGTTATAAACGCAAAAGTTCGTATAAAAGAGGGCGCTATCATAAATTCTGGCGCGGTGATAGAGCATGAGTGCGTGATAGGTAAATTTGCTCACATCAGCCCAAATGTGGCTCTTGCTGGAAATGTTAGCGTGGGCGAATTTACGCATGTTGGCATTGGCTCAAGCATCATTCAGGGTATAAGTATCGGCAAAAACTGCATTATCGGCGCTGGAAGTGTGGTCGTTAGAGATATAAAAGATGGCATAAAGGCTTACGGCGTACCTGCATGCGAGCGCGCTAAGATATAA
- the hisA gene encoding 1-(5-phosphoribosyl)-5-[(5-phosphoribosylamino)methylideneamino]imidazole-4-carboxamide isomerase, with the protein MEIFPAIDLKEGQAVRLSKGLMQSAKIYSNEPSELAKKFEDYGAKWLHVVDLDGAFAGETINFKTIEKITKATNLSVQVGGGIRDEDRIKRYLDLGVSRVILGSVALRDPEFTAKMAEIYRVVVGIDAKDGYVAVQGWGEISNIKAVDLARKFADVGVEAMICTDINKDGMLGGVNVEFSLQIARNSKLETIASGGVSDINDILMLKATNEISGVIVGKAYYEGLLDLKEAFKLLR; encoded by the coding sequence ATGGAAATTTTTCCAGCTATTGATTTGAAAGAGGGACAAGCAGTTAGACTTAGCAAAGGTCTTATGCAAAGTGCAAAAATTTATAGCAACGAGCCAAGTGAACTTGCTAAAAAATTTGAAGATTATGGCGCAAAATGGCTTCATGTGGTTGATTTGGATGGTGCATTTGCTGGAGAGACGATAAATTTTAAAACAATTGAAAAAATTACAAAGGCTACAAATTTAAGCGTCCAAGTGGGTGGTGGCATAAGAGATGAAGATCGAATAAAACGCTATTTGGATTTAGGAGTTAGCAGAGTGATCCTTGGCTCAGTTGCTCTTAGAGATCCAGAATTTACAGCAAAAATGGCTGAAATTTATAGAGTTGTAGTTGGCATTGACGCAAAAGATGGCTACGTGGCAGTACAAGGTTGGGGCGAGATCTCAAATATAAAAGCAGTTGATCTTGCAAGAAAATTTGCAGATGTCGGCGTAGAGGCTATGATTTGCACCGATATTAACAAGGATGGAATGCTTGGCGGAGTTAACGTTGAGTTTAGCTTGCAAATAGCTAGAAATAGCAAGCTTGAGACGATAGCAAGTGGTGGCGTGAGTGATATAAATGATATTTTGATGCTAAAAGCTACAAATGAGATTAGTGGCGTAATAGTTGGGAAAGCCTACTATGAGGGGTTGCTTGACCTAAAAGAGGCCTTTAAACTACTTAGATAG
- a CDS encoding chemotaxis response regulator CheY encodes MKILVVDDSSTMRRIIKNTLQRLGHQEILEAEHGLEAWNILTQNEGIEVLITDWNMPEMNGLELVKKVRAEQKYVDMPIIMVTTEGGKAEVITALKAGVNNYIVKPFTPQVLKEKLEDVLG; translated from the coding sequence GTGAAGATTTTGGTTGTAGATGACAGTTCAACAATGAGAAGAATCATAAAAAATACTTTACAAAGGTTAGGACATCAAGAAATTCTTGAAGCTGAGCACGGTCTTGAAGCCTGGAATATCTTAACTCAAAATGAAGGTATCGAAGTTCTTATCACTGACTGGAACATGCCTGAGATGAACGGTCTTGAACTTGTTAAAAAGGTAAGAGCAGAGCAAAAGTATGTTGATATGCCTATCATAATGGTAACAACAGAGGGCGGAAAAGCTGAAGTTATAACAGCTTTAAAAGCAGGTGTTAATAACTACATCGTTAAACCTTTTACGCCACAAGTCTTAAAAGAGAAGCTTGAAGACGTTCTTGGTTAA